The following coding sequences lie in one Sedimentibacter sp. MB35-C1 genomic window:
- a CDS encoding M20 family metallopeptidase has translation MDNIKELEKLYSDELIKFRRDLHENPELSFKEFRTTKKIKDKLTSLGIKIIDIGMETGVIGYLEGCSDGPTIALRGDIDALPIVEMNDVPYKSKVNGVMHACGHDIHAASVIGAACILSGLKEKLKGNVIFIFQPAEELNKGAKLMVEKGIFTKIKADMIFGLHNNPEIPWGKIAIKKGGLMASVDTIRIKIKGKGGHGGLPNATRDPIVAAAAVIMNLQTIVSRNVSPLESAVISFGTLHSGTANNVIPELVEITGTVRSFDAGVRKMLSERIREVLESTAQAYRVESELEYIFDLPAVFNSNELTDLAYEASVEVLGQELIVDPIPSTGGEDFSIFTEKIPGFFFWLGVGNKEKDINHVWHSPKFDGDDRAIINASAVMSNMVLKGFDYINNKKE, from the coding sequence ATGGATAATATTAAAGAATTAGAAAAATTATACAGCGATGAATTAATAAAATTTAGAAGAGACTTGCATGAAAATCCGGAGCTAAGTTTTAAAGAATTTAGGACAACCAAGAAGATTAAAGATAAGCTTACATCCTTAGGGATTAAGATAATTGATATTGGAATGGAAACGGGAGTAATAGGATATCTTGAAGGATGCAGTGATGGTCCCACTATAGCATTGAGAGGTGACATTGACGCTCTTCCTATAGTGGAAATGAATGATGTGCCTTATAAATCCAAGGTTAATGGTGTTATGCACGCATGCGGTCATGATATACATGCTGCATCTGTTATTGGAGCCGCGTGCATATTATCAGGGTTAAAAGAAAAATTAAAGGGAAATGTTATATTTATATTTCAACCGGCTGAAGAGCTGAATAAGGGTGCTAAGTTAATGGTTGAAAAAGGAATTTTTACTAAAATAAAAGCTGATATGATTTTTGGACTTCACAACAATCCTGAAATACCATGGGGTAAAATAGCCATAAAAAAAGGGGGGCTAATGGCCTCTGTTGATACAATCAGAATAAAAATTAAAGGAAAAGGTGGTCATGGGGGGCTGCCTAATGCTACAAGGGATCCTATTGTTGCTGCGGCAGCCGTTATAATGAATTTACAGACTATCGTAAGTCGTAATGTAAGCCCATTAGAGTCTGCTGTAATATCTTTTGGAACGTTGCACTCGGGTACCGCAAACAATGTTATACCTGAGCTGGTTGAGATTACTGGCACGGTTAGAAGCTTTGATGCAGGTGTAAGAAAAATGCTATCTGAAAGAATACGAGAAGTATTAGAAAGCACAGCACAAGCATATAGAGTTGAAAGCGAGTTGGAATATATATTTGATTTACCAGCTGTATTTAATTCAAACGAATTAACTGATTTAGCGTATGAAGCTTCAGTTGAAGTATTAGGACAAGAATTAATAGTTGATCCGATTCCTTCAACAGGAGGGGAAGACTTTTCTATATTTACTGAAAAAATACCTGGTTTTTTCTTTTGGCTAGGTGTTGGCAACAAAGAAAAAGATATTAATCATGTTTGGCATAGTCCAAAATTTGACGGTGATGATAGAGCTATTATTAACGCATCTGCTGTAATGAGCAACATGGTGCTAAAAGGATTTGATTATATAAATAATAAGAAGGAGTGA
- a CDS encoding histidine kinase encodes MIQKTEWGHIEWLHKCKEDAASSFSVGITSLLQGKRMLKHIHYGIEQFIYILEGDGIYYINEEKKYISKDMCFYMEPDIVHETINTGSVPLKELVISRPVSYDSGIKLEEDYLNANQRTASLVSVNIIYSAVEAITTLLLESISLPFTIYDDMGEIIIQSRKFSSYCTAKCNPACNSKSCSCMIQKNFDKLDKVTQFTCEYGLTVFSYPIIYNGLQLGTISGGHILVSDYTTNEHDDLYDSPESTVIGIKSLLKQIAKSITSYCSFYESRMMIEKKDNDIKEEIRRNETLKNNLYVINDKVTNLRINHHFLFNTLNSIASMALTGDRSCLYNSIIDLSKMFRYTMTVDLRFVTLTSEIEYLETYLNLQKLRYGDDLEVLYNIEKGMDNIKVPFNFIQPIVENAFTHGFIPSNNKKLIKISVEKVKDKAKIVVLNNGVLLDDITLNRVNRGLYRNTGHGLSFIYEKLKSAYSDEFSMNITSSTKDNTKVSVIIPVLFEEE; translated from the coding sequence ATGATTCAGAAAACAGAGTGGGGACACATCGAATGGTTGCATAAATGCAAGGAGGATGCCGCGTCTTCTTTTAGTGTAGGAATAACTTCGTTGCTTCAAGGTAAACGTATGCTGAAACATATTCATTATGGTATTGAACAGTTTATATATATACTTGAAGGGGACGGAATTTATTATATAAACGAAGAAAAAAAATATATTAGTAAAGATATGTGCTTTTATATGGAGCCTGATATAGTTCATGAAACAATAAACACAGGTTCTGTGCCCCTTAAGGAGCTGGTAATATCTAGACCTGTGAGTTATGATTCAGGCATAAAACTTGAAGAGGATTATCTTAATGCTAATCAAAGAACAGCCAGTTTGGTCTCAGTTAATATTATATATTCAGCAGTTGAGGCAATAACAACCTTGCTGCTTGAGTCAATAAGCCTTCCGTTTACGATTTACGATGATATGGGAGAAATTATTATTCAAAGCAGAAAGTTCTCCAGCTATTGTACTGCAAAGTGCAATCCTGCATGCAACAGCAAATCTTGTAGCTGCATGATTCAAAAAAATTTCGATAAATTGGACAAGGTAACACAGTTTACTTGCGAATATGGTCTTACAGTTTTCAGTTATCCTATTATATATAACGGATTGCAGCTCGGGACTATAAGCGGAGGACATATTCTTGTATCTGATTATACAACAAACGAACATGACGATTTATATGATTCTCCTGAAAGTACAGTTATTGGAATAAAAAGTTTACTTAAACAAATTGCTAAAAGCATTACAAGTTACTGTTCGTTTTATGAATCGAGGATGATGATTGAAAAAAAGGATAATGATATAAAAGAAGAAATAAGAAGAAACGAAACTCTTAAAAATAATTTGTACGTAATAAATGATAAAGTTACAAATTTACGAATTAATCACCACTTTCTTTTTAACACTTTAAATTCAATTGCAAGTATGGCATTAACCGGAGATAGAAGCTGTTTATATAATTCTATAATTGACCTATCAAAAATGTTCAGGTATACCATGACCGTTGATTTAAGGTTTGTGACGTTAACGTCTGAAATAGAATATCTGGAAACATATCTTAATTTACAGAAGTTAAGATATGGAGATGATCTAGAGGTTTTATATAATATTGAAAAAGGCATGGATAACATTAAAGTTCCATTTAACTTCATTCAACCTATTGTGGAAAATGCGTTTACGCATGGGTTTATACCCAGCAATAATAAAAAGTTAATAAAAATTTCCGTAGAAAAAGTTAAAGATAAAGCAAAAATAGTTGTATTAAATAATGGTGTGCTTTTAGATGACATTACCCTTAATAGAGTAAACAGAGGATTGTATAGAAATACTGGGCATGGATTGTCATTTATATATGAAAAGTTAAAATCAGCTTACAGTGATGAGTTCAGTATGAATATAACATCCAGCACAAAAGATAACACAAAGGTTTCTGTAATAATACCTGTTTTATTCGAGGAGGAATAG
- a CDS encoding DUF3100 domain-containing protein: MSDKSFNIYDWKLHLTILVVCVISEIIGIVKIPLGPGSIMFLPLLYSMAFGLILYLLKPVTFINEKHAPLAEKFITIGIGVFIAKVGVQSGAAVQSVIDAGPALILQELGNLGTILISLPIALMLGFKRESIGMCHSIAREPNVGLIASKYGLSSPEGRGVMIIYIVGTLVGTIFMGLLSSILASFTSLHPYAIAMATGVGSGSMMAASSAPLVEMFPDIATEISAFAGMSNLLSTADGIYMSIFVAIPMSNFLYRKLEPIFERRKKLANSENNK; encoded by the coding sequence GTGAGTGATAAATCATTTAACATATATGATTGGAAGTTACATTTAACAATTTTAGTAGTTTGTGTTATTTCTGAAATTATTGGTATAGTAAAAATACCATTAGGGCCTGGGTCAATAATGTTCCTTCCTCTATTATATTCAATGGCATTTGGGCTGATTCTATATTTATTAAAGCCTGTAACTTTTATTAATGAAAAACATGCGCCTTTGGCCGAAAAATTTATAACAATAGGCATAGGTGTTTTTATTGCAAAAGTAGGAGTTCAAAGTGGTGCTGCCGTTCAATCGGTTATAGATGCAGGCCCGGCACTTATATTGCAGGAATTAGGTAACCTTGGTACTATATTAATCTCTTTACCCATTGCATTAATGCTAGGATTTAAGAGAGAAAGCATTGGTATGTGTCATTCCATTGCAAGAGAGCCAAACGTTGGACTCATTGCTTCAAAATATGGACTCAGTTCACCTGAAGGAAGAGGTGTAATGATTATATACATAGTAGGTACATTAGTCGGAACAATATTTATGGGACTTTTGTCTAGTATACTAGCATCATTCACATCTTTGCATCCATATGCTATTGCAATGGCTACAGGAGTAGGAAGTGGAAGCATGATGGCGGCTTCTTCAGCACCGCTGGTAGAAATGTTCCCGGACATTGCAACAGAAATTTCTGCTTTTGCTGGAATGAGCAACCTTTTATCAACAGCTGACGGTATATACATGTCAATCTTTGTTGCAATTCCAATGAGTAATTTCTTATATAGAAAGCTTGAACCAATTTTCGAACGAAGGAAGAAACTTGCAAATTCGGAAAACAATAAATAG
- the glyA gene encoding serine hydroxymethyltransferase, with product MLKYTKISDLEVYGIVEDELKRQEHNIEMIASESTASMEIMELSGSIFTNKTLEGYPGARFQAGSHEADRLETLGIERAKALYGAEHANLQVYSGSSANYGVYAAVLKPGDRVLSMRLDQGGHLTHGSPANFLSKVYDYDFYGVNKETEQIDYDELEKKAKDFLPKLIIAGGSSYPRLIDYKRIGEIAKSVGAYFMVDMAHISGLVAAKLIPSPVPYADFVSSSTTKTLCGPRSGFILCKKEHAKALDKGVFPGSIGSMHLTTMAAKTWLFKHAATEEFKNVMKQVLANGKTLAKELADHGFRIVSGTTDNHIVMVDLRSKEISGKVFQNALDKVGITVNKNQIPFDPASPFVTSGVRIGVTSITQRGLKENEIKEIADIMDKVASDPENESNLAECKKRTEKLISRFPLYPAGSFDN from the coding sequence ATGCTTAAATATACAAAAATATCAGACCTTGAAGTATATGGAATTGTTGAAGACGAATTGAAACGCCAGGAGCATAATATAGAGATGATTGCTTCCGAAAGTACTGCTTCTATGGAAATTATGGAATTATCCGGATCAATATTCACAAATAAAACACTTGAAGGATATCCAGGTGCTCGTTTTCAGGCCGGATCGCATGAAGCGGACAGACTTGAAACTCTTGGTATAGAAAGGGCAAAGGCATTGTATGGTGCCGAGCATGCTAACCTTCAGGTTTATTCAGGATCATCAGCAAATTATGGAGTATATGCAGCAGTATTGAAGCCTGGAGATAGAGTATTAAGCATGAGACTTGATCAGGGAGGACACCTTACTCACGGAAGTCCGGCAAATTTTCTCTCAAAGGTTTATGATTATGATTTTTATGGAGTAAACAAGGAAACGGAACAAATAGATTACGATGAGCTTGAAAAAAAGGCTAAGGATTTTCTTCCGAAACTGATTATTGCCGGAGGAAGTTCATATCCGAGGCTTATTGATTACAAAAGAATTGGTGAAATTGCAAAATCTGTAGGAGCTTATTTCATGGTTGATATGGCTCACATAAGCGGATTGGTGGCTGCTAAACTTATACCTAGCCCTGTGCCATATGCGGATTTTGTTTCATCATCTACTACAAAGACACTTTGCGGTCCGAGAAGTGGTTTTATACTCTGCAAGAAAGAGCATGCAAAGGCTTTGGACAAGGGAGTTTTCCCAGGCTCGATAGGTTCGATGCATTTAACTACAATGGCTGCAAAAACATGGTTGTTTAAGCATGCTGCAACGGAAGAATTTAAAAATGTAATGAAACAGGTACTTGCAAATGGAAAAACGTTAGCCAAAGAGCTTGCAGATCACGGATTCAGAATTGTGAGCGGCACTACAGACAATCACATTGTTATGGTAGACCTTAGATCTAAGGAAATAAGCGGCAAGGTTTTCCAAAACGCGCTTGACAAAGTGGGTATAACAGTAAATAAAAACCAGATACCTTTTGACCCAGCATCACCGTTTGTTACAAGTGGTGTAAGGATAGGGGTTACTTCAATAACTCAAAGAGGATTGAAGGAAAACGAAATAAAGGAAATAGCTGACATAATGGATAAAGTTGCATCTGATCCGGAAAACGAATCGAATCTTGCTGAATGCAAAAAAAGAACAGAAAAATTAATATCAAGATTTCCGCTGTACCCTGCTGGAAGCTTTGATAATTAA
- a CDS encoding FadR/GntR family transcriptional regulator has protein sequence MKAIRRQSLSEQVVESILQYIKDNDLKSGDQIPTESEFAELFKVSRTSIREAMKALSINGVVSSTPGKGTFLQPKAMNTVIGNDGTLQTKARATIAQIMELRTPLEILAAGLAAERRNTSELEELEEITKKYREEVLAKGCWIQWGTKFHSKIAEMSRNPLLVSTLRLLSNMVEQYRENLAVFYDDKSLYIENQKRIYAAICNQDVGAAQTEMQKHMKITEDALNMIINEGNAIEFLPHQ, from the coding sequence GTGAAGGCAATTAGGCGCCAATCTCTGTCTGAACAGGTTGTAGAATCTATTTTGCAATACATTAAAGATAATGATTTGAAATCTGGTGATCAGATTCCAACTGAAAGTGAATTTGCTGAGCTATTTAAAGTAAGCCGTACCAGCATTCGTGAAGCTATGAAGGCACTGAGCATTAATGGAGTGGTTTCATCTACACCGGGAAAAGGAACTTTTTTGCAGCCAAAAGCTATGAATACTGTTATAGGAAACGATGGTACGTTGCAAACAAAAGCCCGTGCTACAATTGCTCAGATTATGGAACTTCGTACACCTTTGGAGATTCTGGCTGCTGGATTGGCGGCCGAAAGAAGAAATACGTCGGAGCTTGAAGAACTAGAAGAAATTACGAAAAAGTATAGAGAGGAAGTACTTGCTAAAGGTTGTTGGATACAATGGGGAACAAAATTTCATTCAAAGATAGCCGAGATGAGTAGGAATCCTCTACTTGTTTCCACTCTTCGGCTTTTAAGCAATATGGTTGAACAATACCGCGAAAACTTGGCTGTATTTTATGATGATAAATCACTTTATATTGAAAATCAAAAACGTATTTATGCTGCTATTTGTAATCAAGATGTAGGCGCAGCTCAAACAGAGATGCAAAAACATATGAAAATTACTGAAGATGCTCTAAATATGATTATTAATGAAGGAAATGCAATAGAATTTCTTCCACATCAATAA
- a CDS encoding S9 family peptidase, with protein MREAVWINSNGNKMLGILEYNESFKNRGQKLVLFIHGFVGTKVEPHRMYKKLSDRLCNLGYTVLRFDFVGSGDSDGNFEDMTIDGEVQDGINVINYCKEKYNYKEIYILGYSMGGCVASILASMIKSNGLVLWSPVSNPFWNFHHIIGDEKFRMGLEGKEIDYFGDVVGQDFFQNLMEIDPIKALHDYQKSTLIIHGTKDTDVFPVNGYNYHKNLADSELYYVKDADHCYSKREFEAELLDKTEEYFKKHR; from the coding sequence TTGAGAGAAGCAGTATGGATAAATAGCAATGGCAATAAAATGTTAGGAATATTAGAATATAACGAATCATTTAAAAACAGAGGACAAAAATTAGTACTATTTATTCATGGATTTGTAGGAACAAAAGTGGAACCACATAGAATGTATAAAAAACTTTCAGACAGGTTATGCAATTTAGGTTATACGGTTCTAAGGTTTGATTTTGTTGGTTCTGGTGACAGTGATGGCAATTTCGAGGACATGACTATAGACGGCGAAGTTCAGGATGGAATAAATGTAATAAATTATTGCAAAGAAAAATATAACTATAAAGAGATTTACATACTTGGATATAGTATGGGAGGTTGTGTAGCATCAATCCTTGCGTCTATGATTAAGAGTAACGGTCTTGTACTATGGTCACCGGTTTCAAATCCATTTTGGAATTTTCACCATATCATTGGGGATGAAAAATTTAGAATGGGACTAGAGGGAAAAGAAATAGATTATTTTGGTGATGTAGTAGGACAAGATTTTTTCCAAAACCTAATGGAAATTGATCCGATAAAGGCATTGCACGATTATCAGAAGTCTACTTTAATAATCCACGGAACAAAAGATACGGATGTTTTTCCTGTTAACGGGTATAATTACCATAAAAATCTTGCGGACAGTGAATTGTATTATGTAAAAGATGCAGACCATTGTTATAGTAAGCGGGAATTTGAAGCAGAACTTTTAGATAAGACGGAAGAGTATTTTAAAAAACACAGATAA
- a CDS encoding response regulator, with the protein MINAIIADDEPAVANIIRYFIKKEKLPISIVGTACNGKEALELLKNNKVNLVFLDIIMPFMDGFKVIENAPDNNYIVITAYDSFEYAQRALRLGAKDILLKPIEYKQLLQSITRAVGWKFTDNDTLNDILEYININYAEKIDLQKLSSEFYVSPSHVSRLFKKFMGVTTVEYIHEVRIKQAINMLDKGKYSIKEVAEITGYDSLNNFYKKFKTHTGTTPALYMQTHK; encoded by the coding sequence ATGATAAATGCAATAATAGCAGATGATGAACCTGCAGTAGCTAATATAATACGTTATTTTATTAAAAAGGAAAAACTACCCATATCAATTGTTGGAACAGCATGCAACGGTAAAGAGGCATTGGAACTATTAAAAAATAATAAAGTAAACTTGGTATTTTTGGATATCATCATGCCATTCATGGATGGTTTTAAAGTAATAGAAAACGCCCCGGACAATAATTATATAGTTATTACGGCATATGATTCCTTTGAATATGCTCAGCGCGCCTTAAGGCTGGGCGCTAAGGATATATTGCTTAAGCCTATTGAATACAAACAACTTTTGCAATCAATAACCAGAGCCGTGGGGTGGAAATTTACAGACAATGATACATTAAACGATATACTTGAATACATAAACATAAATTATGCAGAAAAAATCGACTTGCAGAAATTATCAAGTGAATTCTATGTATCCCCAAGCCATGTATCAAGATTGTTTAAGAAGTTTATGGGAGTTACAACCGTCGAATACATACACGAAGTAAGGATTAAACAAGCTATTAATATGCTTGATAAAGGAAAATATAGCATTAAAGAAGTTGCTGAAATTACAGGATATGACAGCTTAAATAATTTCTATAAAAAATTTAAAACTCATACAGGGACAACCCCGGCTTTATACATGCAGACACATAAGTAA
- a CDS encoding sodium:alanine symporter family protein, whose protein sequence is MNNIFSIIQAINNAVWSTPLIALCLAAGIYFSIRMKFPQVRLFKEMINLLLDKSKSDNGVTPFQAFATTVGGRVGVGNIAGVATAIYYGGPGAVFWMWAIAFLGAGSAFVESSLAQAYKTRISGEYVGGPAYFIEQGIGKKWYAIAFAICTILAPGVLMPGAQTYNIVTSINNAFGINVYIMAIVICVLLGLVIFGGVKRIGKTAEVVAPFMSLAYVLIALLVIILNIKKLPGVIALIFSSAFGVNQAFGAIIGTAIAWGVKRGVYSNEAGQGSGAIVSAAAECNHPAKQGLVQAFSVYIDTLLVCSATAFMILLTGSYNVVNEAGGFIAENAPGVSFGVEYTQAAVDSAFNGFGSSFVAISIFLFAFTSLMSYYYQAESNMSYLFPGSKNAKFAMRLIFIISTFSGVVNTGEFIWTFGDLGVGLMAWLNIIAILILSNKGIKILKDYEEQRGKGIEPSFDPDKFDILDKENVWRKKSKQTN, encoded by the coding sequence ATGAATAACATATTTTCAATAATACAGGCGATTAATAATGCGGTTTGGAGTACACCGCTGATTGCACTTTGTTTGGCTGCTGGAATTTATTTTTCAATAAGAATGAAGTTTCCTCAAGTTAGATTATTTAAAGAAATGATTAATCTTTTGCTTGATAAGTCAAAATCCGACAATGGAGTAACACCATTTCAAGCGTTTGCAACAACAGTTGGTGGTCGTGTAGGTGTAGGAAATATAGCAGGTGTTGCAACTGCAATTTACTATGGAGGTCCCGGTGCTGTTTTTTGGATGTGGGCAATTGCCTTTTTAGGTGCAGGATCAGCTTTTGTAGAATCATCATTGGCTCAAGCATACAAAACGAGAATATCAGGAGAATATGTCGGCGGACCTGCGTACTTTATAGAACAGGGGATAGGGAAAAAATGGTATGCCATAGCGTTTGCCATATGTACAATACTTGCTCCCGGAGTATTAATGCCCGGAGCTCAAACGTACAATATTGTTACTTCTATAAATAATGCGTTTGGAATTAACGTATATATTATGGCAATTGTAATTTGTGTTTTACTGGGATTAGTAATATTCGGAGGAGTTAAAAGGATAGGAAAGACTGCAGAGGTGGTTGCTCCTTTCATGTCGTTGGCATATGTATTAATAGCATTGTTAGTAATAATACTTAATATAAAAAAACTTCCTGGAGTTATAGCTTTAATATTTTCTTCTGCATTTGGTGTAAATCAGGCGTTTGGAGCTATTATAGGTACAGCTATCGCATGGGGTGTTAAAAGAGGAGTATACTCTAATGAAGCTGGACAAGGTTCGGGAGCAATTGTTTCGGCAGCGGCTGAATGTAATCATCCTGCAAAACAAGGGTTGGTACAGGCATTTTCGGTATATATAGATACTCTGCTGGTATGCTCTGCAACCGCGTTTATGATATTGCTCACTGGTTCTTATAATGTTGTTAATGAGGCAGGAGGTTTTATAGCTGAAAATGCGCCCGGAGTATCATTTGGTGTTGAATATACTCAGGCGGCAGTAGATAGTGCGTTTAATGGTTTCGGATCTTCATTTGTAGCGATATCCATATTCCTGTTCGCATTTACATCTCTTATGTCATATTATTACCAAGCTGAAAGCAATATGTCTTATTTGTTTCCGGGAAGTAAAAATGCAAAATTTGCTATGAGGCTAATATTTATTATTTCTACATTTTCTGGTGTTGTAAATACTGGAGAATTTATATGGACATTTGGAGACTTAGGAGTTGGGCTTATGGCATGGCTCAATATAATTGCAATATTAATATTATCAAACAAAGGAATTAAAATTCTGAAAGATTATGAAGAGCAAAGAGGCAAAGGAATTGAACCTTCTTTTGACCCGGATAAATTTGATATATTGGATAAAGAAAATGTATGGAGAAAAAAAAGCAAGCAAACGAATTAA
- a CDS encoding sodium:alanine symporter family protein yields the protein MEQVMNFANILSNELWSKWVLIALLGTGIVVTIVTGGVQKKLGLALSRTFKAFMGKEQKETDENEGNISSIQALSTALASTVGVGNIAGVGTAIAAGGPGAVFWMWVSAIFGMALKYSEIVLSVTYREKGNDGLWRGGPSYVFKNALNAKWAGGIFAVFMILVSLVSLNMMQVSSVASAMNSSFNVPTMITGLLLTVLTGLVIFGGIKRLAKVTSILVPAMALIYCIGGIIVLVLNIKSIPAAFVLIIKDAFTGQAAAGGILGSTMIMVIRYGVARGLLSNEAGCGTAPMTHSVAKVKHPVEQGLYGISEVFIDTFIVCTFTALIIIVTGAWNSGYSGVVLSAKAFSANLGIIGESVVTIGIALFAYSTLLGASWYGETSITYIFGTKAIMPYRIIYLILCFTGAKAGSDFIFALTDIANGFAVLVNVVSVLLLLKVVKEKTEDYFKNDYNIANN from the coding sequence ATGGAACAAGTTATGAATTTTGCAAACATTTTGAGCAATGAATTATGGAGTAAGTGGGTATTAATTGCGTTGCTTGGTACGGGAATTGTAGTTACAATTGTAACTGGAGGAGTGCAAAAAAAATTAGGACTGGCTCTTTCTAGAACATTCAAAGCATTTATGGGAAAAGAACAAAAGGAAACTGATGAAAATGAAGGAAATATTTCTTCTATTCAGGCTCTTTCTACTGCTCTTGCTTCAACAGTAGGTGTTGGTAATATAGCAGGTGTAGGAACTGCGATTGCCGCAGGAGGACCCGGAGCGGTTTTCTGGATGTGGGTTTCTGCAATATTCGGCATGGCCTTAAAATATTCAGAAATCGTTCTTTCGGTAACATACAGAGAAAAAGGCAATGACGGCTTGTGGCGCGGTGGACCATCATATGTTTTTAAAAATGCTCTAAATGCAAAATGGGCAGGGGGAATATTTGCTGTATTTATGATTCTAGTATCACTTGTAAGCCTTAATATGATGCAAGTCAGTTCTGTAGCTAGTGCGATGAATTCTTCGTTTAATGTACCTACAATGATAACAGGGTTGTTGCTTACTGTATTAACAGGATTAGTAATATTTGGAGGAATTAAAAGATTAGCCAAAGTTACATCGATTCTTGTGCCGGCTATGGCCCTTATTTATTGTATAGGAGGTATTATTGTTCTTGTGCTAAATATTAAAAGCATACCTGCCGCCTTTGTTCTTATAATTAAAGATGCATTTACTGGACAAGCAGCTGCAGGAGGAATCTTGGGCTCAACTATGATTATGGTTATTAGGTATGGAGTAGCCAGAGGGTTATTGTCTAATGAAGCTGGCTGTGGAACGGCTCCTATGACACATTCTGTTGCTAAGGTTAAACATCCGGTTGAGCAGGGATTATACGGTATATCAGAAGTTTTTATTGATACTTTCATAGTCTGTACTTTTACAGCCTTGATAATTATTGTCACAGGAGCATGGAACAGTGGCTATAGTGGTGTTGTTCTTAGTGCTAAAGCATTTTCTGCTAACTTGGGAATAATCGGAGAAAGTGTTGTGACTATAGGAATTGCACTTTTTGCATATTCTACATTGCTGGGTGCAAGTTGGTACGGAGAAACGAGTATAACGTATATATTTGGCACTAAAGCTATAATGCCATATAGAATTATTTACTTAATTTTATGTTTTACGGGTGCAAAGGCTGGTTCGGATTTTATCTTTGCATTGACTGATATAGCAAATGGTTTTGCTGTACTCGTTAATGTAGTGTCTGTACTTTTACTGCTAAAAGTTGTGAAAGAAAAAACTGAAGACTATTTTAAAAACGATTACAATATAGCTAATAATTAA